The Candidatus Methylomirabilota bacterium genomic interval GACATAGTATGGACTAGTTCTTCCTGAGGAGAGCTTGAAAGGACTGTTGGGATCTTCTTTGTACGAGTGAGTGTAGAGAAGTTCGAGCAGACGCTTCTCTGCCTTGGTCATTCTCCTCCTCCTTCGCCATAAAAGGGGTGCATATTAGCGCAGGCCCTGTATCTAGTCTACTTAGCGCTACCTCACTACAACATATAGTATAGCCAGCGCTAACTGCCCCAAAATATTGGCATTCCATAGTCCTTGTCAAGTATTTTTTACAAGGTAATAGAGCCTCGGTCCTGGCTCTCTGATTCCGCTTCAAGCTCTTCAATTAATTTTGAATGCATTTCATGGACCACACACTCCCTTTTGAAGTCACGCAAATCTGCATCAGGCGATGATTGCTTGAAGGAAGCGTAACAAAAGAAGGAACTTTTTGGGGGGGTTAGAATTTCTGGTCTTCGCGGTATTGTCGGCGTTCCCCGGTAGTGTCCGGCTCAACGTGGACCACCATGTCCGCCACGTCGGGGAACTGCTCCTTGAGGGAGGCCTCCACACGGTGGGCGATCTCGTGGGCCTTGGCCACCGTCAGCGTGGGGTCCACCAGAATGTGCAGGTCCATGTAAATGGCATCAGACGTTCCCCGGCTCCGGACCGCGTGGACCTCGCGGACCCCCTCGACTTCTAGGGCTACCTTTTCCACGGTGCTCGGCGGGAGACGCGAGGCATCTGATAGGACGTGAAGACTCTGGCCGATGATCCGGACGCCACTTCGCCCGATCAGCAAGACGATGAAGAGGGCTGCAACCATATCGAGGCCTGGATATCCGGCTTTGGCCGCGGTGAGGGAGGCCAGGACGGTCAGGGACGCATAGAGGTCGCTCCGGGTGTGCATGGCATCGGCCGCCAGGACCTCGCTCTGGAGCTGTCGGGCGGCCCGGGCCTCGTACCAGCTAACGAAAAGACTCACCGCCATGGCGACGATCATCACCACGAAACTCATGGTGGTGACGTGGGGTATCGTGCTCGTCTGCCATCGGCGAAAGGTCGCGTGCCCGATCTCGTAGGCGGCTAGGAGGAGGAGGAGGGAGATCCCTAGCGCGGCGAAGCTTTCAAACTTTCGGTGGCCGTAAGGGTGCGAGGGGTCTGCCGGCAGCAGAGCGAAGGAGATGGCGATGAGGCCAATAATGTTGGCAGAACCATCGAGCAGGGAATGGAAACCGTCCGCAACCATGCTCAGGGTTGCGGACCAGGCCCCGTATCCGAGCTTG includes:
- a CDS encoding cation diffusion facilitator family transporter, which translates into the protein MRSPEIPRSPGERGAKIRRVLALTLILNWSVAAVKLGYGAWSATLSMVADGFHSLLDGSANIIGLIAISFALLPADPSHPYGHRKFESFAALGISLLLLLAAYEIGHATFRRWQTSTIPHVTTMSFVVMIVAMAVSLFVSWYEARAARQLQSEVLAADAMHTRSDLYASLTVLASLTAAKAGYPGLDMVAALFIVLLIGRSGVRIIGQSLHVLSDASRLPPSTVEKVALEVEGVREVHAVRSRGTSDAIYMDLHILVDPTLTVAKAHEIAHRVEASLKEQFPDVADMVVHVEPDTTGERRQYREDQKF